TGTAAAGGGTGTGGGCCCTGAGCGCCTGGTACACATGATGGAGGATGTGCATCTGCGCCGGCTCGTAGAGATTGTCGATGGCGAGCAGCTTTTCGACGCTGGGGACGCCTTCCTCGGTCAGAGTTACCGTGCGGGTCTTCTCGTCGACGGTAAAATCGAAATCGCGACGCAGACGCGGAATGATCCGATCGATCTTGTAATAGAGATCGGTCGATTCCTCCGCGGGGCCGCTGATGATGAGCGGCGTCCGGGCCTCGTCGATGAGGATGGAGTCCACCTCGTCCACGATTCCAAAATGGAAGAGCTTCTCGACGTCCTTGCCGTCGGCGTCTTTAGCGATCTTCGGGTACAGCCGGTGGACGAAGAGCGACGGGTCGAACTTCATATTGTCGCGGAGATAGTCGAACCCGAGCTCGTTGTTCGTCCCGTAGGTCACGTCGGTGCGGTAGGCTTCCTGCCTCTGGGTGTCGGTCATGTCGTGCTGGATGACGCCGACGGTGAGGCCGAGAAACTTGTAGAGCCTTCCCATCCACTCCGCGTCCCTGCGGGCGAGGTAATCGTTGACGGTAACGACGTGAACCCCCTTGCCCGAAAGCGAGTTCAGATAGACCGCCAAAGTGGCGACGAGCGTCTTGCCCTCGCCCGTCTTCATCTCGGCGATCTTTCCCTGATGGAGGACCATTCCGCCGATGAGCTGGACGTCGAAATGACGCATCTCCAGCACGCGCCGGCTCGCTTCGCGGGCGACGGCGAAGACCTCGGGAATCAGACTCTCGAGGTTTTCCCCTCTTTCGACTCGGCCTCGAAACTCCGCCGTCTTCGCCGCCAGAGCCTCGTCCGAGGCCGACTTCATC
This region of Vicinamibacteria bacterium genomic DNA includes:
- a CDS encoding preprotein translocase subunit SecA, with translation MSVVNTILTKIVGSRSERELKRMAPIVDAVNQREPAMKSASDEALAAKTAEFRGRVERGENLESLIPEVFAVAREASRRVLEMRHFDVQLIGGMVLHQGKIAEMKTGEGKTLVATLAVYLNSLSGKGVHVVTVNDYLARRDAEWMGRLYKFLGLTVGVIQHDMTDTQRQEAYRTDVTYGTNNELGFDYLRDNMKFDPSLFVHRLYPKIAKDADGKDVEKLFHFGIVDEVDSILIDEARTPLIISGPAEESTDLYYKIDRIIPRLRRDFDFTVDEKTRTVTLTEEGVPSVEKLLAIDNLYEPAQMHILHHVYQALRAHTLY